A window from Candidatus Bathyarchaeota archaeon A05DMB-5 encodes these proteins:
- a CDS encoding ArsR family transcriptional regulator, which yields MNEAEEAKFEYALRGKAWKVYWLLLKSGHPLSVREVQKALRFSSPSVAQHHLEQLRELGLVEKQNVGGHYFLVNEVKIGVLRHFVKLGRLLFPRYFFYAVFSTVFYALFLLFLVQGITRENLFIITFGAIVSVIFWYEAFRVWSLRPY from the coding sequence TTGAACGAGGCTGAAGAGGCAAAGTTTGAATACGCGCTTAGAGGAAAGGCTTGGAAAGTATACTGGCTTCTTTTGAAAAGCGGTCATCCATTGAGTGTTCGAGAAGTTCAGAAAGCCCTGCGTTTCAGTAGTCCCAGCGTGGCGCAGCATCACCTTGAACAGCTCCGTGAGTTAGGATTGGTTGAGAAGCAGAATGTCGGCGGTCACTATTTCTTAGTCAACGAAGTCAAAATTGGCGTGCTTAGACACTTTGTCAAGCTTGGAAGATTATTGTTTCCGCGTTACTTCTTTTATGCCGTATTTTCCACCGTTTTTTACGCTCTTTTTCTTTTATTTCTCGTTCAAGGGATTACAAGAGAGAACTTGTTTATAATAACTTTCGGAGCCATTGTCTCGGTTATTTTCTGGTACGAAGCGTTTCGAGTATGGTCTTTACGACCGTACTAA
- a CDS encoding phosphatidate cytidylyltransferase: MIDDEIFANMLLMLLCYFYILLIIFVSSKMDKILGLRRKASRKFLHIMIGNLPFIIPFFTSNFYPFLVAVPFIPITFLASAYSPFKNLSNKMKGLTDITEEGHQLGLVFYAISYTVLALLFASKQYVMVLAARILPMAYGDAVASVVGEKFGKRKYGVFSEKSLEGSAAMFLASFSVLTFSLFYFSLILPFSFLDKLFHAVVVAAVTTLVEGFTPLSFDNLTVPAFGALVFFLLNGGV; the protein is encoded by the coding sequence TTGATTGACGATGAGATTTTTGCAAACATGCTTTTAATGCTTTTGTGCTATTTTTACATATTACTCATAATTTTTGTTTCTAGCAAAATGGACAAAATTTTAGGCTTACGGCGAAAGGCTTCTCGAAAATTCTTGCATATAATGATTGGAAACTTACCCTTTATAATCCCTTTTTTTACATCGAATTTTTATCCATTCTTGGTTGCAGTTCCATTCATACCCATAACATTTTTGGCATCCGCCTATTCGCCATTTAAAAATTTAAGCAACAAGATGAAGGGACTTACAGACATAACCGAAGAGGGGCATCAGTTGGGACTGGTTTTTTATGCTATATCCTACACTGTTTTGGCTTTGCTTTTCGCTTCTAAACAGTATGTTATGGTTTTGGCGGCAAGAATTTTACCAATGGCTTATGGCGATGCTGTGGCCTCTGTTGTTGGAGAAAAATTTGGCAAGAGGAAGTATGGAGTTTTTTCAGAAAAAAGTCTTGAGGGTTCAGCGGCTATGTTCCTTGCTAGTTTTAGCGTTTTAACTTTCAGCCTTTTCTATTTTTCTCTAATATTGCCATTTTCATTTTTAGACAAGCTTTTTCACGCAGTTGTTGTGGCTGCAGTTACAACCTTGGTTGAAGGATTTACCCCCCTAAGCTTTGATAATTTAACTGTGCCAGCTTTCGGTGCTTTAGTCTTCTTTCTTTTGAACGGAGGCGTATGA
- a CDS encoding geranylgeranylglycerol-phosphate geranylgeranyltransferase — protein MQKFTGYLRLMRPINCLMMGFAVIVGAALANPNVLGTFWQKLAYGFVTGFALTAASMAINDYYDREIDAVNEPKRPIPSGLIQPKNALIFALTLTAIGFIIAFLTNILCFLIAILAWILFVTYTTVGKRSGLPGNLLVSTCVSMPFIYGSAVTVNTVVPNVLIFVLMVFLSNTGREITKGIVDVQGDRLQNVRTLAVLYGEKKAAITAALFYLSAVLLSPTPWLLGNVSFWFLPFVAITDFGLLASAFALLQDFSKENARKIKNIVLLWFLIGLLAFIAGAF, from the coding sequence ATGCAGAAATTCACTGGTTACCTGCGTTTGATGCGTCCAATTAATTGTTTAATGATGGGTTTCGCGGTAATAGTAGGCGCAGCACTAGCAAACCCAAATGTTTTAGGCACTTTTTGGCAAAAGCTTGCATATGGATTTGTCACCGGTTTTGCTTTAACCGCCGCTTCTATGGCTATAAATGACTATTATGATAGGGAAATTGACGCAGTAAACGAGCCGAAACGTCCAATCCCAAGCGGCTTAATCCAGCCAAAAAACGCCTTAATCTTTGCATTAACCCTGACAGCAATAGGTTTCATAATTGCGTTTTTAACAAACATCCTCTGTTTCTTAATAGCTATACTTGCATGGATACTCTTTGTAACCTACACCACTGTGGGAAAACGCAGCGGTTTACCAGGCAACCTCCTAGTAAGCACATGCGTATCGATGCCATTCATTTATGGAAGCGCCGTCACAGTGAATACTGTTGTGCCAAATGTTTTGATCTTTGTCTTAATGGTTTTTCTATCAAACACCGGTAGAGAGATAACTAAAGGGATAGTTGATGTTCAAGGGGATAGACTGCAGAATGTGAGAACTTTGGCTGTGCTTTATGGAGAGAAAAAAGCTGCCATAACTGCAGCTTTATTCTACCTTTCTGCAGTTTTGTTGAGTCCGACCCCATGGCTTTTGGGAAATGTTTCTTTTTGGTTCCTTCCCTTTGTTGCCATAACCGATTTTGGACTTTTGGCTTCCGCGTTCGCGCTCCTTCAAGATTTTTCAAAGGAAAATGCTAGAAAAATCAAAAACATTGTTCTTTTATGGTTTCTCATTGGATTGTTAGCCTTTATTGCCGGAGCCTTTTAG
- a CDS encoding thymidylate kinase — translation MNSLVFIVIDGLDASGKSTQAFRLYNFLKSGGKRVFLRFHPSNDNFFGIKAKQFLYSKGKSAHFAAALFYMVDVIRSILFYYWRKFDYIIFVRYLMGTAYLPSPLHRIAYHFFALVVPKSNFMFFLDVTPEEAYKRIQHGRKRREIFESLKELKRIRRKALFLALIDEWKIVNANKPAAEIAREIKDQL, via the coding sequence ATGAACTCATTGGTTTTCATAGTTATAGACGGTTTGGATGCGTCTGGAAAAAGCACTCAAGCCTTTAGACTTTACAATTTTCTAAAAAGTGGTGGAAAAAGAGTTTTCTTGCGTTTTCACCCGTCAAACGACAATTTTTTTGGAATCAAAGCAAAACAGTTTCTTTATTCAAAAGGCAAAAGCGCTCATTTTGCAGCAGCCCTTTTTTACATGGTTGACGTTATCCGCTCAATCCTCTTTTATTATTGGAGAAAATTTGACTACATAATTTTTGTCCGCTATTTAATGGGAACCGCCTATCTGCCATCACCATTACACAGAATTGCCTACCACTTCTTCGCTCTTGTTGTGCCGAAATCAAATTTCATGTTTTTTCTAGATGTTACTCCAGAAGAGGCATACAAAAGAATACAGCATGGGCGTAAAAGGCGGGAAATCTTTGAAAGTTTAAAAGAGTTAAAAAGGATTAGACGTAAAGCACTCTTCTTGGCGTTAATAGACGAATGGAAAATTGTAAACGCAAACAAGCCAGCAGCAGAAATAGCAAGAGAAATCAAAGATCAATTATAA